From a single Micromonospora sp. WMMD1102 genomic region:
- a CDS encoding RluA family pseudouridine synthase → MRLDQAVSRLFGLSRTVAAALVEAGDALVDGAARAKSERVSAGSWLEVVLPAPPTAPTVIAETVPGLRVIYSDDDIVVVDKPVGVAAHPSPGWSGPTVIGGLAALGHTIATSGAAERQGVVHRLDVGTTGVMAVAKSEQAYSLLKRAFKAREVEKRYHAVVQGHLDPLRGTVDAPIDRHPIHDYRWAVVAGGKPSITHYDTLEAFPAASLLDVRLETGRTHQIRVHLSTLRHPCVGDLTYGADPTLTARLGLTRQWLHARELAFAHPRTAEQVRFVSDYPDDLEVALRILRD, encoded by the coding sequence ATGCGGCTGGACCAGGCGGTGTCCCGGCTCTTCGGCCTCTCCCGCACGGTGGCGGCGGCCCTGGTCGAGGCCGGCGACGCCCTGGTCGACGGCGCCGCCCGGGCCAAGTCCGAGCGGGTCAGCGCCGGCTCGTGGCTGGAGGTGGTGCTGCCCGCGCCGCCCACCGCGCCGACCGTCATCGCCGAGACGGTCCCCGGCCTGCGGGTGATCTATTCCGACGACGACATCGTGGTGGTCGACAAGCCGGTCGGGGTGGCCGCGCACCCGAGCCCCGGCTGGAGCGGGCCGACCGTGATCGGCGGGCTGGCCGCCCTCGGGCATACCATCGCGACAAGCGGGGCCGCCGAACGCCAGGGCGTGGTGCACCGGCTGGACGTCGGCACCACCGGGGTAATGGCGGTGGCCAAGAGCGAACAGGCGTACAGCCTGCTCAAGCGGGCGTTCAAGGCCCGCGAGGTGGAGAAGCGCTACCACGCGGTGGTGCAGGGTCACCTCGACCCGCTGCGCGGCACGGTCGACGCGCCGATCGACAGGCACCCGATCCACGACTACCGCTGGGCGGTGGTGGCCGGCGGCAAGCCGAGCATCACCCACTACGACACCCTGGAGGCGTTCCCGGCGGCGAGCCTGCTCGACGTACGGCTGGAGACCGGGCGTACGCACCAGATCCGGGTGCACCTCTCCACCCTGCGGCATCCGTGTGTCGGTGATCTGACATACGGCGCCGATCCGACCCTCACGGCCCGGCTCGGCCTCACCCGGCAGTGGCTGCACGCCCGCGAACTGGCCTTCGCGCACCCCCGGACGGCCGAGCAGGTCCGGTTCGTCAGCGACTACCCTGACGACCTGGAAGTTGCACTCCGCATCCTGCGCGACTGA
- the dnaE gene encoding DNA polymerase III subunit alpha, translating into MSDSFVHLHVHTEYSMLDGAARLKELFAETDRLGMPALAMTDHGNLFGAYDFHKQAKAAGVKPIIGSEMYLTPGTDRRERTRVRWADGGENDVSGGGAYTHMTMLAADADGLRNLFRLQSRASLEGYYFKPRADRELLHQYGKGLIATTGCPSGEVQTWLRIGNFDKACESAAEFRDIFGAENYYLEVMDHGLDIETRIRQDLIRLGKKLNLKPVATNDLHYTYAKDADAHEVLLCVQSGSTLADPKRFKFDARDFYLKSPAEMRALWDTEVPGACDSTLEIAERIGDYSELFASRNLMPQFPVPAGETEESYLRAEVMRGLQRRFPGGVPEDRRQQAEYELDVILKMGFPGYFLVTADLVAYAKREGIRVGPGRGSAAGALIAYALGITELDPMAHGLLFERFLNPDRVSMPDIDMDFDERRRGDMIRYATEKYGAERVAQIITYGTIKAKAAIKDAARVLGYPFAMGDRITKAMPPAVMGKDIPLGGIFDPGHPRYPEAAEFRQLYDGDGEVRKVVDTAKGLEGLKRQWGVHAAGVILSRDPLVDVLPIQKREQDGSIITQWDMGACETIGLLKMDFLGLRNLTIMDDALDAIRENRGENLVLEDLPLDDKATYALLGRGDTLGVFQFDGGPMRALLRSMAPDNFEDISAVGALYRPGPMGANAHNEYADRKNNRKPVVPIHPELAESLAEILGDTYGLIVYQEQVMAIAQKVAGYSLGKADLLRRAMGKKKKEILDKEFAPFAAGMKENGYSDAAIKTLWDILVPFSDYAFNKAHSAAYGVVSYWTAYLKANYPAEYMSALLTSVGDDKDKSAVYLAECRRMGIKVLPPDVNESNARFAAVGADIRFGLGAVRNVGANVVESIRRARKEKGNFTDFYDFLRKVDAVVCNKRTIESLIKSGAFDSLGHTRKGLLAVHADAIDSFVAQKRNEAVGQYDLFGDAFAAGGESAGAMVVTPPIPDGEWDKTDLLTFEREMLGLYVSDHPLFGVEHVLAAAADMSIAALSEEGGVADGQVVTLAGILSGVQRRITKQGRAWASASLEDLGGAVEVLFFPNTYELVGQYIAEDAIVVVKGRIDRRDDQPRLMAMDLSMPDITAPDEVKPVVLALPPSRCTPPLVERLREVLTSHPGSAEVHVKLVNGSRATLLRLSPLRVAPTTALMADLKALLGPSAVAG; encoded by the coding sequence GTGTCTGACTCGTTCGTGCACCTGCACGTACACACAGAGTATTCGATGCTCGACGGGGCGGCCCGACTCAAGGAGCTGTTCGCCGAGACCGACCGGCTCGGCATGCCGGCCCTGGCCATGACCGACCACGGCAACCTCTTCGGGGCCTACGACTTCCACAAGCAGGCCAAGGCCGCCGGCGTGAAGCCGATCATCGGCAGCGAGATGTACCTGACCCCGGGGACGGACCGGCGGGAGCGGACCCGGGTGCGCTGGGCTGACGGCGGCGAGAACGACGTCTCCGGTGGTGGCGCCTACACCCACATGACGATGCTCGCGGCTGACGCCGACGGGCTGCGGAACCTGTTCCGGTTGCAGTCCCGGGCCAGCCTGGAGGGTTACTACTTCAAGCCGCGCGCCGACCGGGAACTGCTGCACCAGTACGGCAAGGGGCTCATCGCCACCACCGGCTGCCCCTCCGGCGAGGTGCAGACCTGGCTGCGGATCGGCAACTTCGACAAGGCGTGCGAGTCGGCGGCCGAGTTCCGGGACATCTTCGGGGCGGAGAACTACTACCTCGAGGTGATGGACCACGGGCTCGACATCGAGACCCGGATCCGGCAGGACCTGATCCGGCTGGGCAAGAAGCTCAACCTCAAGCCGGTGGCCACCAACGACCTGCACTACACGTACGCCAAGGACGCCGACGCGCACGAGGTGCTGCTCTGCGTGCAGTCCGGTTCGACGCTGGCCGACCCGAAGCGGTTCAAGTTCGACGCCCGGGACTTCTACCTGAAGTCGCCGGCCGAGATGCGCGCCCTGTGGGACACGGAGGTGCCGGGGGCCTGCGACAGCACGCTGGAGATTGCCGAGCGGATCGGCGACTACTCCGAGCTGTTCGCCTCGCGCAACCTGATGCCGCAGTTCCCGGTGCCGGCGGGGGAGACCGAGGAGAGCTACCTGCGCGCCGAGGTGATGCGCGGGTTGCAACGCCGGTTCCCCGGTGGGGTGCCGGAGGACCGGCGCCAGCAGGCGGAGTACGAACTCGACGTCATCCTCAAGATGGGCTTCCCCGGCTACTTCCTGGTCACCGCCGACCTGGTCGCGTACGCCAAGCGGGAGGGGATCCGGGTCGGGCCGGGTCGTGGCTCGGCGGCGGGTGCGCTCATCGCGTACGCGCTGGGCATCACCGAACTGGACCCGATGGCGCACGGCCTGCTCTTCGAGCGGTTCCTGAACCCCGACCGCGTCTCGATGCCCGACATCGACATGGACTTCGACGAGCGTAGGCGCGGCGACATGATCCGCTACGCCACCGAGAAGTACGGCGCGGAGCGGGTCGCGCAGATCATCACGTACGGGACGATCAAGGCCAAGGCGGCGATCAAGGACGCGGCCCGGGTCCTCGGCTATCCGTTCGCGATGGGCGACCGGATCACCAAGGCGATGCCGCCGGCGGTGATGGGCAAGGACATCCCGCTCGGCGGCATCTTCGACCCGGGCCACCCGCGCTATCCGGAGGCGGCCGAGTTCCGGCAGCTCTACGACGGCGACGGCGAGGTACGCAAGGTCGTCGACACCGCCAAGGGCCTGGAGGGGCTGAAGCGGCAGTGGGGGGTGCACGCGGCCGGGGTGATCCTGTCCCGGGACCCGCTCGTGGACGTGCTGCCGATCCAGAAACGCGAGCAGGACGGCTCGATCATCACCCAGTGGGACATGGGTGCCTGCGAGACCATCGGCCTGCTCAAGATGGACTTCCTCGGCCTGCGCAACCTGACCATCATGGACGACGCGCTGGACGCGATCCGGGAGAACCGGGGCGAGAACCTCGTCCTGGAGGACCTGCCGCTGGACGACAAGGCGACGTACGCGCTGCTCGGCCGGGGCGACACCCTCGGGGTGTTCCAGTTCGACGGCGGGCCGATGCGGGCGCTGCTGCGGTCGATGGCACCGGACAACTTCGAGGACATCTCGGCGGTCGGCGCGCTCTACCGGCCCGGCCCGATGGGCGCCAACGCGCACAACGAGTACGCCGACCGGAAGAACAACCGCAAGCCGGTGGTGCCGATCCACCCCGAACTCGCCGAGTCCCTGGCAGAGATCCTCGGCGACACCTACGGGCTGATCGTCTACCAGGAGCAGGTCATGGCGATCGCGCAGAAGGTGGCCGGGTACTCGCTCGGCAAGGCCGACCTGCTGCGCCGGGCGATGGGCAAGAAGAAGAAGGAGATCCTCGACAAGGAGTTCGCGCCGTTCGCCGCCGGCATGAAGGAGAACGGCTACAGCGACGCGGCGATCAAGACGCTCTGGGACATCCTGGTCCCGTTCTCCGACTACGCGTTCAACAAGGCGCACAGCGCGGCGTACGGCGTGGTCTCGTACTGGACCGCCTACCTGAAGGCGAACTATCCGGCCGAGTACATGTCGGCGCTGCTCACCTCGGTCGGCGACGACAAGGACAAGTCGGCGGTCTACCTGGCCGAGTGCCGGCGGATGGGCATCAAGGTGCTGCCGCCGGACGTGAACGAGTCCAACGCCCGGTTCGCCGCCGTCGGCGCGGACATCCGGTTCGGGCTCGGCGCGGTCCGCAACGTCGGCGCGAACGTGGTCGAGTCGATCCGGCGGGCCCGCAAGGAGAAGGGCAACTTCACCGACTTCTACGACTTCCTCCGCAAGGTCGACGCGGTGGTCTGCAACAAGCGCACAATCGAATCACTCATCAAGTCGGGGGCGTTCGACTCGCTCGGGCACACCCGCAAGGGGCTGCTCGCCGTACACGCCGACGCGATCGACTCGTTCGTGGCGCAGAAGCGCAACGAGGCCGTCGGCCAGTACGACCTCTTCGGGGACGCCTTCGCCGCCGGTGGCGAGTCCGCCGGCGCGATGGTGGTGACCCCGCCGATCCCGGACGGCGAGTGGGACAAGACCGACCTGCTCACCTTCGAACGCGAGATGCTCGGCCTCTATGTCTCCGACCATCCGCTCTTCGGGGTCGAGCACGTACTGGCCGCCGCCGCCGACATGTCGATCGCGGCGCTCTCCGAGGAGGGCGGGGTCGCCGACGGGCAGGTGGTGACGCTGGCCGGCATCCTCTCCGGGGTGCAGCGCCGGATCACCAAGCAGGGCCGGGCCTGGGCCTCGGCCAGCCTGGAGGACCTGGGCGGCGCGGTCGAGGTGCTCTTCTTCCCGAACACCTACGAGCTGGTCGGGCAGTACATCGCCGAGGACGCGATCGTGGTGGTCAAGGGCCGGATCGACCGGCGCGACGACCAGCCCCGGCTGATGGCGATGGACCTGTCGATGCCGGACATCACCGCGCCGGACGAGGTCAAGCCGGTGGTGCTGGCCCTGCCGCCGTCCCGCTGCACGCCGCCGCTCGTCGAACGCCTCCGCGAGGTGCTGACCAGCCATCCCGGCTCGGCCGAGGTGCACGTCAAGCTGGTCAACGGCTCCCGGGCCACCCTGCTGCGGCTCAGCCCGCTCCGGGTCGCACCCACCACCGCCCTGATGGCCGACCTCAAGGCCCTGCTCGGCCCGAGCGCCGTCGCGGGCTGA
- a CDS encoding AAA family ATPase, with amino-acid sequence MDGTETGWGRPAESAPRWRALLDRALHGGRTDEQQTVGERPGPEPAAEGGHAAGRSAGYPGRPERDPRPPAPGYPAGAGYPPASGYGGAGQPAESRYAALESGYRPDPGFGSGRPADPGFGPGRPTDPGLGAGRPADPGFGSGRPAEPGPGPGRPTDPGFGVGRPTDPGFGVGRTADPGFGAGRAADPGYRAGPAHPAEPGFRPGPDHRPGAADRREPGYQPGGYRPDPGYHRGEPEPYRSEPAGPDYPGESRYAGLGGGYQPPPVVPAPRPAAPGPPPPARRPDPGAAPALPPPAAGRSIPAPRASLAPPVTPAAPPVGPAPPPAGNYPAADVGYAPVARRASLDPFAGRPQRSADPEVERARNVLRRELGSPRVVAFANPKGGVHKTTATVLGAATVGSVRGRGVLAWDDNELRGTLGLRAGSARHARTIRHLVADLIEIEALPSNQLLDRLDDYLRHASDGSYDVLAGEESPRFAQRLDQHTVRRVLELLRRTHDVICVDTGNNVESSNWQTVLRAADQLVVTTVPREDAAFTADWMLDLLHDIGMGELADNAVTLLSCPTPGRSPLLDDLKRHFATRTRAVAVVPYDPALETGSSIEYAQLAQETRDAWLQAASMMLEPFAR; translated from the coding sequence GTGGACGGCACCGAGACCGGCTGGGGCCGGCCGGCGGAATCAGCGCCGCGCTGGCGGGCGCTGCTCGACCGGGCCCTGCACGGCGGCCGCACCGACGAGCAGCAGACCGTCGGCGAGCGTCCCGGGCCGGAGCCCGCCGCCGAGGGCGGCCACGCCGCCGGCCGGTCCGCCGGTTATCCCGGCCGCCCGGAACGCGACCCCCGGCCACCCGCCCCGGGCTACCCGGCCGGAGCCGGGTATCCGCCCGCGTCCGGCTACGGCGGAGCCGGCCAGCCGGCCGAGTCCCGCTACGCGGCCCTGGAGAGTGGCTACCGCCCCGATCCCGGCTTCGGTTCAGGACGACCGGCCGACCCCGGCTTCGGGCCAGGACGACCGACCGACCCCGGGCTCGGGGCGGGGCGACCGGCCGACCCGGGTTTCGGGTCAGGGCGCCCGGCTGAGCCGGGTCCGGGGCCAGGGCGACCAACCGACCCCGGGTTCGGGGTGGGGCGACCGACCGATCCCGGCTTCGGGGTGGGGCGAACGGCCGACCCCGGGTTCGGGGCGGGGCGAGCGGCCGACCCCGGTTACCGGGCCGGGCCGGCCCATCCCGCCGAGCCGGGCTTCCGGCCCGGCCCTGACCACCGGCCCGGCGCCGCCGACCGCCGGGAACCGGGCTACCAGCCCGGCGGCTACCGGCCCGACCCCGGCTACCACCGGGGCGAACCCGAGCCGTACCGATCCGAACCGGCCGGCCCGGACTACCCCGGCGAGTCCCGCTACGCCGGACTCGGCGGCGGCTACCAGCCTCCGCCGGTGGTGCCGGCACCCCGGCCCGCCGCCCCCGGCCCGCCGCCCCCGGCCCGCCGCCCCGACCCCGGCGCCGCGCCCGCCCTGCCGCCGCCGGCCGCCGGCAGGTCGATTCCGGCGCCCCGGGCCTCGCTGGCGCCCCCGGTCACCCCGGCGGCCCCGCCGGTCGGCCCGGCACCGCCACCGGCCGGCAACTATCCGGCGGCCGACGTCGGTTACGCCCCGGTGGCCCGGCGGGCCAGCCTGGACCCCTTCGCCGGTCGGCCGCAGCGGTCGGCCGATCCCGAGGTGGAACGCGCCCGCAACGTGCTCCGCCGCGAACTCGGCTCGCCCCGGGTGGTCGCCTTCGCCAACCCGAAGGGCGGCGTGCACAAGACCACGGCGACGGTGCTCGGCGCCGCGACGGTCGGCAGCGTACGCGGCCGCGGCGTGCTCGCCTGGGACGACAACGAACTGCGCGGCACCCTCGGACTGCGGGCCGGCAGCGCCCGGCACGCCCGGACCATCCGGCACCTGGTCGCCGACCTGATCGAGATCGAGGCGCTGCCCAGCAACCAGTTGCTCGACCGGCTCGACGACTACCTCCGGCACGCCTCCGACGGCTCGTACGACGTACTGGCCGGTGAGGAGAGTCCCCGGTTCGCCCAGCGTCTCGACCAGCACACCGTCCGGCGGGTACTGGAACTCCTCCGCCGAACCCACGACGTGATCTGTGTGGACACCGGCAACAACGTGGAGAGTTCCAACTGGCAGACGGTGCTGCGCGCCGCCGACCAGCTGGTCGTCACCACCGTGCCCCGGGAGGACGCCGCGTTCACCGCCGACTGGATGCTCGACCTGCTGCACGACATCGGCATGGGTGAGCTGGCGGACAACGCGGTCACCCTGCTCTCCTGCCCGACCCCGGGCCGCTCCCCGCTGCTGGACGACCTGAAGCGGCACTTCGCCACCCGGACCCGGGCGGTGGCGGTGGTGCCGTACGACCCGGCGCTGGAGACCGGCTCTTCGATCGAGTACGCCCAGCTGGCCCAGGAGACCCGGGACGCCTGGCTCCAGGCCGCCTCGATGATGCTGGAGCCGTTCGCCCGCTGA